CATGCGCTCTTCTGAATATGCTCCAGGTTATCAAACTGGGCCTGGGTCAGTGAGCTGTGCCAAGCAGGAGCTGCATACTCCAGGGTTGGGCATATGTACTGTAGCCAGTTTAAAGGCTCACAAGGGCTTCCTGTAACAAATGGAACCTTTGAGGCGAAAGGAgaaaattttttttttattgcTCTTGGTTACCATAGTAGCAACCTGCTCGCCCCATTATAAGTCCTTCTGTACTATTACCCATAAAGCCTTAACAGCACTTTGAGATTCTGGCCCTCCATCCGGAAAGGGCACGGGACTGGGTGGATTTCTTGTGAAATGATAGGACCTTGCACTTGACAGGGTTCAGTGACATTCTGTTTGCTTGAACCCAAGTGGCGAAGTTGTTAAGAGCCTGCTGTGGTGTTCTGATGTTTCCTGTTGTACATGGTGTGGCTCAGATTTAGATCATTAACATAcaatacatgaccaaaggtatgtggacacctgcttgtcgaacatttcattccaaaatcatgggcattagtacagagttggtcccccctttgctgctataacagcctccactcttctgggaaggctttccacgagatgttggaacattgctgcggtggacttgcttccactcagccacaagagcattagtgaggtcgggcactgatgttgggcaattaggcgtGGCTCTTGGTCGGCGTGGCTCAgcagatggggttgaggtcaggggtctgtgcaggccagtcaagttcttccacgccgatttcgacaaaacatttctgtatggacctcactttgtgcacaggggcattgtcatgctgaaacaggaaagggccttcctcaaactgttaccacgaagttggaagcacagagttgtctagaatgtcattgtatgctgtagcattaagatagCACTATgcaggcttgtgtgcggctgcttgccCATGGAAACcctttttaaaatatatacttttaccactttttctccccaatttcgtggtatccaattggtagttagtcatgactcatcgctgcaactcccgtacggactcgggagaggcgaaggacGAGAGCCGTGCGTCCCAACCAAGccccactgcttcttgacacaatgcccgcttaacccggacgccagccacaccaatgtgtcggaggaaacactgtacacctggcgaccgtgtcagcatgcatgcacccggcccggcccgccacaggagccgCTAGAACGCGATGGAACAAGGACATTCCTGCTggcaaaaccctcccctaacccggacgacgctgggccaattgtgcgccgccccatgggtctcccggtcgcagccggctgggacagagcctggactcgaaccaggatctctagtggcacagctagcaactGCGGTGCAGTGCCTCataccactgcaccactcaggaggcccggaaacccatttcatgaagcttctgacgaacagtttttgtgctgaggttgcttccagaggcagtttggaactcagtagtgtgTTGCAACTGAGCACAGACtatttttacgcgcttcagcactcggcagtcccgttctgagcttgtgtggcttaacACTTCGcggctgttgctcctagacatttccacttcacaataacaacacttaccgCGGCATctcgagcagggcagaaatttgatgaacagacatgttggaaaggtggcatcctatgacggtaccatgttgaaaatcactgagctcttcggtacgggccattctactggcaatgtttgtctatggagattgcatggctttgtgctcgattttatacacctctcAGTTTGAAGGGGTGCCTACATACTTTTTGGCCACATAGTGTGTTTCCACCTACTGTTGACATCCCAGGctgtgctgccaatgactgaTAGGAAGATGAGAGGGCCCAGAAGAGTTCCTTGAGCCACACCTCCCACCAGCTCCTGCCAGTCTGAGAGGCTGTCTTGGTAGTGTACCTGTTGTTTGTGGCCGGTCACAAATCTGTAGAGCCAGATTCTTTTTTTAAACACATTAGCAACCGTTACATCTATAACAAACTCGTGAGCTGGTCCAGAAAAGTCTTGAATTTAACAAGGAATGTGAATTCTCAAATCTCTAAGTTTAGGTCACaaaaagaaaaaacattgaatagGGAGAGTTATGAATCACCTGGGTGTGTGCTTCCAGGTGATTCCATTGTACACTGCTGAGAGCCAGCCCTCAGTGCCGACCTGTCCTCCATTGAAGTCCTGCAGTCAGTCCACCTCTGTTGTTCCACTACAGCCTTTACTGCCCTTATCTCCTCTCAGGTTGGTCTCCTGGATTATCAAATTTCAAACAGCCTCACACAGAATGCAATGTATACACTGGGATTGTAAACCACTAGCCTGGATACCAGTCTGTTTAGCAAACATTCCACTCATCATGCTCAACACACTTTGGCACATCACACAGAGTTCAAGGAGTTGAAAATTAACtcaacagactggtacccaggctagtaaACCACTTGCTATAACCACAAAATAATCAAGCATTTCCAGACAATTTGTCTATTGTGTGTACAGTATCTAAGCTTTTATGGACCGGATTTATGTACGGTATCTAAGATGTGTATAGACATGTTATTGGCTACAACTCTGCACTCTGGTTCCCActgaggtaaaaaaataaaaacatatatttattgTGGTTGTGCTGCAGGTGTATGCTTGGTAATCCCTTCTGTCCAGTTAGTAGCTGTGTGTTGTCAGGGAGGGCCCTGTCCGTATGCAGCACAGAGTTTCTCCCAGGTTGCCGTGTGTTGGCCAGGAGGGAGCTGGATGGCCTTTACTACTTGGGCACTGTAACGCAGCTAGTCCAGGTAACAAGCAGACATCCCTTCACGTATGTCATCTTTTAAAAGATATTGAATAGTATTATCATATCACCAAAGCACAATATCATTCAAAAATGAAAGCACCAAACACCATGAGAGGCTTATGTAAGATGTTGGGTTGCTATCTTTAGCCTACAAGTGAATATACTGTAATGATGTGTCAATGCTCTAATTGAGCTTGGTTCCTTGCCTCCCGATGCCATGAGCAAAAATATAATTTCTTCTGTCCCCCAGGGTCAAAGAGGAGTGTACGTGGTTGAGTTTGACAGGCCGGGGACGAGGAGACCTGAAGGGGGAGACGATCACGCTATGAGGATGTCCCAGCAACAGCAGCTAGTCTGCTCTCCAGACATGCTGAACCACACTCGGGCCCACACACACTGTCTGGTCCCTGGGGATGCAGTGTTGTCCCCGTGGGAACCTGACCTGAGGAGATACGGTCCGGGGAGAGTGGTCTCCGGAAGGGAGACACGAGATTCAGTGACAGGTAAGGTGCGGTTTGATCAGAAGGGTTGACTATTACATTGTCTCCCACTGTGAAAGAGTCATGACTCCGGATATGAGAATTATGACAGATGTTTCACCCCTTTCATATCAGTAATGCTCAAAGTAGGGGCTGCACAGAAGACCAGTGTGTGGCACTATATTAAACGTTGCACTCTAAGCTGAGGTCTGTATTTGCCCTTGCAGTAGAGAGTGGGAAGGGGCTCCAGGTGCTGCTGTGGAATGGTAGGCTGATGCAGGTGCCTGGGGATCTAGCTGTGTGGATCCCTGCTTCTCAGCATGAGCGGATCGTCAGGGAGCTCCAGCGAATTCCTCTGCCGCCTTGCTGCAATGACAATTTGCTCCACGTCCACAGCACCATGTGGGCTCCCTATCTGTACTGCACTGGAACACAGTGCTGTCCATCAGCAGGTGGACCATGCCATTGTCAAATCATGCATCCATGGTGGCCACTGAGAGTTCCGCCTTCTCATGTGCAtggcctgagagagagggaggggctagaGAGGAAAAAGCAGCAAGACCGGGCAGAGCTAGAGAAGAAGGTGGACCTCCAGTTGGAAGAGCTCAAGGAAACTAAAGAGGTCAAACCTGAGACATCATCTTCGTCCTCTTCATCCCTGTCGGGTGATGAGGAAGCTGGGGCCATAGGGGGAAAGTCTGTCAGCCTGTTGGCCAGCACAGAGCCTTCTCCCCTGGACAAGCTGTGGCCAGAACACGGCCGACCtgcctggaggtactggaggagaagCCATCCAGAGCCACAGCGCAGACAACCAGGTATTGAATATACTCAGCTAAAACTGAGTGATTCTTTATGCACATGCATCTACTGGGCATGTTGAAAATAGCTGTATATTGGAAAAGCAGAGTAACGTAAGACTGATCAAACAAACCAAAAGAAAAACATGCATGTTTACATCATACATATGATCCAATGTCTGTTGATTTTTCAGAAAAAGTACCAAGGGGGAAATTCCAGTCTATGGAAATCAGCTACCCTGACCTCGAGATCAGTGGCTCACCTAATCACAGCTCCATGTTTCAGCCACTTCCTGGCTGTGAGAGGAGGGTGACCATCAGGGATGTGTTTGGCCTGACAGACTCCAAACCTCGCCCAAAAACAAGACTGCAGTTAACCGCTGGCAACACGATCACAGGTGTTTATACATGATGGTTTTGACTATTGAAGACAAATCTTGTGGGGGGGGTCTTAACTCCCACACCTGTAGAAATACACATTTTCGAGCTGAAAGACAATGCCCAGGGCTTACCCATGATGTTGCACAACAGTATAAGTCATAGTTTTAGTCAAAGTATGATATATTTGAGCTTGAAGTGCCAGATCCAAACGTGACTTCGGGTGTTTCCGTGAGTCTTACGTGTCTTTCCCTATGGAGATGACGTGCTAATTTCTTCCCGCCTACGTTTCATTTCCGGGCTGGGTTTCCACTTGataaagtcaaaattggctacatCATAAAACTTAATGAAAACAAAAAATGAGCTTTGTcctttaaggttatggttaggctaaggttagcagtgtggttaaggttaaaatgagagttcagtttaaaatctgattttaagaaAATAAAATGTAGAAATAGACAGGGTTTATGGCtgtggctgtgttaactagtGACGACTCTACACTTGACCGCCTTGCCATGGAGCAAATTAAAATGCAAAATGTTCACACCTACCCCTTTAACAGCAAATTACCATAATCGATACATTTCACTTATTGAGCTGGTCTGCATGTCACAACTGAAATGGTGCTCACATAACTTTAATGAGCTGGCTaaggttagcatgctagctagttaCTGACAGCTGTCAGTCAGTGCCCCATTTGTTGATATTTCTCTGCTACAATTGGAAATCACCACAATCCCATCCCCAATTCCTGAATGCATATTAGCAGCCTGCGTCAGTCTTCTAGGTGGAACCTAAACAAGAATGTACACTTTAGGACAGGAATTACGCAAAATAGGGGCAACAACTTCCTCGGGGGTGGCTTTTAAACATTTGCTTGAGTTGACAAGAAAAACTGTGCCAAAAACAAATTACCTTTGATATAAAATATACTTTATTATACTGATAtggtaaaaaaaatacataattaCGTGATGCATTTAGGCAGACATTTGACAATAAATCATTCAATATAAAAAATGTAATCCTGATCAGATCAAAATATGACTTCTCATTTAGCAGCAAATTAATAAATGTATTACTGTCGCTCTAAAGTGACAAATTCATCCAGAAGACAAAACTCACTTGAAAATACATATGTAAACGTTCCGATTGGACAGTTTTGTTATTTGTAGCAGAACGGTCAAAGGGGATTGGTTAAGGGTTAGAGGTGAAAAGTGAGGTTCATACTCTCTCCTGCATTAATGCGTACTAGCCGGGTCTGTTGCTGCGAGTCCTGCGTTCCCGCGGTAATCGCATAGGTACCTGGTGACACCTCAATGTGGAAATCCTCAGGTGATGACCGTGCCTGGAGAAACACAAGCATACCTTACTATCTCAAACACATGACTATGACAAGTAAAGCCATTTCAAATGGAATTTATTGTTGACTTTCTCCATTTGAATGTATGGGATCTGTCCTAAACTTCTAAAATGTACAATATGAAATGTTGCTGCACTTAAAAGGCTGTAACTTTGCCTTACATGTTTCCTGATCTGCAATGAGGTCCCTGGGCATTGGTGAGATTGAGAATGGTATCTGCACACATGGGTTCTCTCCTTTTCCATAGGCTCATTCTCCGTGTAAAAGTTCTGTAATACAAACAAAAATCCACCCAGCATTCACAAATGCATGCACCAAATAAGGGCAATAGGATTGGGTTGGAGCACATACAATACCTTGCATTGATATGTTGTCTGAGCCATTAATTCCGCTATGGTCTCAAAAGCATCATCCAGGCTTGTGTGGGCTGAGTTTCCCAGAACCTAAAATATGGACAGTTGGGGATGATGTGATAAAGACACAGTTTCCAAAAATACTCATTAGCCCATATAGATCAGAGAAAAGACGATAGCGAAGACATAAAAACAATTACACGTAGGCCTACCTCACTCCCGGCGTTGCCATCCGTTGTTGTTGTATTGGGAGACGGACTCGTCCAGTCTACGCTCCGTCTCGACGCTCGCTCCAGTACTTCCAGGCCTAGTCTGGCGGAGCGGCGCAGGGATGACTCCAGCTGCCAGGCTTGTGTTGCCATGCGAAAACACGGGGAGTCAAATCTCTGCCGTACCCGAGACACTGACAAACGACCCTTTTATGACAAGGACTAAAATGGTAGCATAATGTTAACGTGACATAACGCGGCCGTCACAACCTCCCTTGGATTGTAGTGCACTCGAATTATGTGGTTGCGTATCATACATATGACAGAGCACGAGCAGCAACGTGCAGTGACCACTCCATTAGATCCCTAGAAATTCGAAAATATGTTGAACATGAATTCATTCCATCCTATCCTGTGAATTTGTATGGACGAGACAAACAATTTATTCACGTAAAGTTACTTACCCAAAAACTTGGGCCTGTTTTGGTTACTTCGATTACGTCGTCGCATTTCCGGTCTAGGGCACCGCCCTTATCTGGATTGGCTCAAACCAGCTCAGTCTCTCAGCAAATGAGTCCTGTATTATGGTGTCACGATATTTCGAAAAAGTAATCAAATATTGAACATTATTTAAAAATGGGCATTGTTCATGGCCTGAATCGTCATTCGATGTGCTGTGAAATGGTTAGAATGCTGGATGTAATAACGTCTAGACTCAAAATAGTTAAAGAATGTTCTCTCTTTTAGGTTGTTTTAATATACGCATGTAACAGACCACTTTCACAAAGATATCAAATACCCAAACAACATAGGTATGCCAACTTATAGACAAGTCTAGAGATCAAAATAACTGCCAAAAGAGtgacacagcagtctaaggcactgcatctcagtgctagaggcgccactacagacaccctggttcgaatccaggctgtatcacaaccggtcgtgattgggaTAGGGCAACGTCATCCGTGTTTGGCCAGCATTGTAAATAAATTCTTAACCGttaaaataaacacatttgattCACCAGTAATCAAACCCTGGTCCTGCAAAACCACTTGGGTACAGGTTGACCCAGCCAAACACTGACACCTCATTCATCCAATTATCTAGTTAATGTATTCAAGGCAATTTGTAGATCAGTGAATCTGTCCAGGCAGCAATCTCTCAAACACAGCGATTCTCAACTGGTGTGTCACAGTGAGAGTATAAAAGTAATGAAAAAAATACATCTGAATTTAAAACAGAGACTACATATTATTGAATAACTTAATCTCTGAACAATTTCACTCCGTTTTCAAGAGCCAATAGCACCATTTAGCAGATTTTGTAGTTCCAAACCAGTGAGTTTAACATTCAAGATGGGCAAAAATGACATTTTATACAACTGCTAGTTACTATCAATACAGCAGCAAAAATATTTTTCCATATTGCATTTAGGCGACAAAAGTGCTGCAAATATTGggtgaaattgtttaacttgggtcccGAGGCAAAACCAAttgagaaccactgctctaaCACCTTAATTAGCATAGTCAGATTAGTACATGTTGAGTTGGAACAAGTCTGCACACCCGGTAGTTaccaggaacagggttagtgACCAATGGCAAAGGCATTCTATGCAGCAAATCAATACATTCTCAGTTCCTTGCACAACAACTTTTACCTGACAATGTGTGATGAGCTTCAGACAACATTAACATCTTCAACAGACCACAAGACAAAGCCAATCTAATTTATACAGTTTATTCTTGCAAAAAACATTGACAGGAGCTTATGCCATCAGCACGCAGGCTCCTCCCACTGCCTTGATCTTCTCCTCTGCCCGTCGACTGAAGAACTTTGCCTTGACGATCACAGGTTGCTTGGGCAGTTTGCCTTTGCCCAGCACTTTGAagtagccctgtggagacagaacCAAAATTGCTTAACACAGCTACACAAAAAGTTTGACATTAATTGAGTCGCCCACCTTCCCACAAAGTCAGTCCTATTAAGTACATGGCCCTACATGCGGCATCTGCTAAATTAATGATTCCAAACGATAGGCAGCAGATCCAGTTACGCAAGTATAAAGACATGCATGGCCATCTCAAACTACTAGCTACTGTCTATATCCACTTGATAAACCCTCATAGCAGCTCCTTTCACACCAATGCAAGTCTAAGATTCAGTGCCAGAGGTCAGCATGGCTACAACAAACCTGATTTTTAAGTCTAAACCATTGACACCCTGGAGCTACTGGTCAAGAAGCCCATGTTATTCAACAACCGCAGCAGGCCGTCATTTGTGCAAGCCCCTT
This sequence is a window from Oncorhynchus gorbuscha isolate QuinsamMale2020 ecotype Even-year linkage group LG01, OgorEven_v1.0, whole genome shotgun sequence. Protein-coding genes within it:
- the LOC124039455 gene encoding A-kinase-interacting protein 1-like isoform X2, which codes for MATQAWQLESSLRRSARLGLEVLERASRRSVDWTSPSPNTTTTDGNAGSEVLGNSAHTSLDDAFETIAELMAQTTYQCKNFYTENEPMEKERTHVCRYHSQSHQCPGTSLQIRKHARSSPEDFHIEVSPGTYAITAGTQDSQQQTRLVRINAGESMNLTFHL
- the lg01h11orf16 gene encoding uncharacterized protein C11orf16 homolog, whose product is MVSVSQSPGEPHRRLLPLFLGLRNRNVSFVLDTSEAMSTALGSVKRLLIQTLLSKASLRDSLFNIIGFSYKVTRWSEHMVPCAPDTVYEALSWIHSLSSSPGRDLMAALSTAFSDPACHAVHLVTTGLPDHPEELLRALSTMAGERPVHVFHLSLSNPSSSSSLDGRTQDFIQCLTHATRGSCHVLPVGMDGAVEQVIPLYTAESQPSVPTCPPLKSCSQSTSVVPLQPLLPLSPLRCMLGNPFCPVSSCVLSGRALSVCSTEFLPGCRVLARRELDGLYYLGTVTQLVQGQRGVYVVEFDRPGTRRPEGGDDHAMRMSQQQQLVCSPDMLNHTRAHTHCLVPGDAVLSPWEPDLRRYGPGRVVSGRETRDSVTVESGKGLQVLLWNGRLMQVPGDLAVWIPASQHERIVRELQRIPLPPCCNDNLLHVHSTMWAPYLYCTGTQCCPSAGGPCHCQIMHPWWPLRVPPSHVHGLREREGLERKKQQDRAELEKKVDLQLEELKETKEVKPETSSSSSSSLSGDEEAGAIGGKSVSLLASTEPSPLDKLWPEHGRPAWRYWRRSHPEPQRRQPEKVPRGKFQSMEISYPDLEISGSPNHSSMFQPLPGCERRVTIRDVFGLTDSKPRPKTRLQLTAGNTITGVYT
- the LOC124039455 gene encoding A-kinase-interacting protein 1-like isoform X1, producing MRRRNRSNQNRPKFLAWQLESSLRRSARLGLEVLERASRRSVDWTSPSPNTTTTDGNAGSEVLGNSAHTSLDDAFETIAELMAQTTYQCKNFYTENEPMEKERTHVCRYHSQSHQCPGTSLQIRKHARSSPEDFHIEVSPGTYAITAGTQDSQQQTRLVRINAGESMNLTFHL